Proteins from a single region of Anthonomus grandis grandis chromosome 18, icAntGran1.3, whole genome shotgun sequence:
- the LOC126747047 gene encoding uncharacterized protein LOC126747047: MLKAQLLDIVRVHKAQYIKYVVDEMARNSGVTILRLPPYHCELNPIELIWAQIKGEVASKNTTFKLNDLKVLLNEAIGNVTPTNWQKCIEHVVKEEQKMWDLDNHIEVVVEPLIITPGSGNSDSDDSSSSSSDETSDSN; this comes from the coding sequence ATGCTTAAGGCACAATTGCTTGATATTGTTCGTGTCCACAAagcacaatatattaaatatgtggTTGATGAAATGGCGCGAAACAGTGGGGTTACAATATTGCGGTTACCGCCGTATCATTGTGAACTTAACCCGATCGAACTTATATGGGCACAAATAAAAGGCGAAGTGGCCAGCAAGAATACaacgtttaaattaaatgaccTTAAAGTGTTATTAAATGAAGCTATCGGTAATGTAACACCCACCAACTGGCAAAAGTGCATCGAACATGTGGTGAAAGAGGAGCAAAAAATGTGGGATTTGGATAATCACATTGAAGTTGTTGTGGAACCACTTATTATCACTCCTGGCTCTGGAAATAGTGATAGCGATGATTCTTCTTCAAGTTCTTCTGATGAAACCTCTGATAGCAATTAG